The segment AGACTTTTAACTTATGCAAAAATAAGTATATAGTAGTTCTTTTACATTTCAGTCAGTTTATATTCGAATTCATTTGTCTTTATTATTGAAAGTTAAAATAAAGGATGAATAGTCCTGGGTTGTTGTCTTTTTTTTGTTTGGGTTTTTATCATTTTGACTATGAATAATgtaaatacaaataaatgagATAAGCATGCCTATCATATTAGAATTAATGAAGAACAATAAACTatataatgaatgaatattaataCAAAAAACAATacagaaaaaagaagaaaacactTTTCCAGATCTCTTATAAGTAGAAATTAACAGTAAACAGATAAATTATAAGTTTTTATATAATTTGCTTCAAGTACATTCAGGTGTTTGTATGTATTTATATAGATGTCAGTGAATGATTTCCCATTTTCTCACTTTTCCCTTATCGATGTCGTTTACAGAGACTTATTTATATCTTACTTAAATCTATTCTATCTATTCAAACACCGGAAATAAACCGCAGACgttttttgttcattcattttatttttgtctttttttttattgttgattAAAATGATTGAAGTCAAGGTAAAGAAAAGGAAATAACTTTACATTCATTCATCAAGAAGAAATGAAAGAGGTTTTGTCAAGGAAAAAAAACAGACTTGAGATGTTCTTCAAATGATccaccatttatttatttttgaagaATCATTATTTTGTTGAACCAATAATACCTAAACAAgttgaataaatattaattcCTTCATTTTCAACTACATCATTATTTTTACATGCTGTCATGGATGGTGATGGTGTAGTAACAGTATTTATGCCTAAGATTGTATCATCTGAAATACTATTATTATGAATGATTGAACTATTGGTAGTAGTTAAAATATCTTCAGAGTTTATAAAATTGTTACTGTCTGTATCATTGATACGATAATTTTTAGGTGAAtatgatattgttgttggtgtCGTGTTATAATGCGATGACATTAGATTAGTATTATAATTTGTCGATACTGTAGACATTGTATCAAAATTATTGGAACCATAATTATGATATGAATGATGATTTAATGAATATCCATTTGATGTGTCGAAAGAATTAGAACACGGCATCACAGTGGAATAGCGAGGATTATTTTGTTGCttctgctgctgatgatgatgaagatgggtagtattactattattgtatgGACTATTTACTGTTGTATAATCAATACCAGAGCTATTAAATGGATTATTTGTTAATATATTACACattgatgatgaagaagataaATTCGCAGGAATTTCATTTATGTCATCTGAATATATTGAGCTATGGGGTAAACGATTATTTACAATACTAACACGATCTGGTAGTGTATAATCTGTTGGCATGACAAGCGAATCTATTCCATTAGTCTTTGATGAAACATCACCAACGCATTGGTCACtacgattattattagtagtagggAATCGAATCAAATTATCTTGACTTGATGAATTGTTACCCATGGAACTATTGCCAAAACCGACAGAAGCTGCAGCGGCTGCAGCAGCAGCGGCTAAATAAACATCGTTTGATGTAGGATGATTTGAGAATCCTATAAAtaataaccataataataataacaataatgacaataatatgagttcaatatttatttataatttaaggACTCTAAACTACTTGATGTAATACAAAGAAAATGTATAGACCTTCGAAATATAAATTTTTGCATTTTCTAAATCTCATTAAATATTTCAACTTATCTAAAGCATATAATCATATGTTTTACCTAATCTAATTACATAGAATTGTTCATCCAACACAGCAAGTTACTGACTTCTATTTTAAGGTATTTATTGGTTAGAAAATATTACATGGAAATATGATAAGTGTTCATTTCTCTTTAGAGTACACATATATTTAATAAACTGCATACATTTTTCATTACCATTATGCATCTCTTCATCCCTTTGGTCATACATCGGGTTCATTAAAACTTGAGATCTAAAAGAACTAGTTGATGTGCCTCTTGATGAAGTCGAAATATCTCATTATGTAAATGGTCAGGATGATAAGGTAAATCTAATAACGGTAtaagtctatatatatatatatatagcagtATAATTCCTAGTACTAATGTAGTGAccgagaacacgagtggggacaagcAAATGcatttgaatataaaaatatagaatctcttagtaaaatctgagaaccatacagcaagtacttcatttacaaaatatccatcaattgtttcagactttattgttccttcatttccataccaataacttattgttctcgttctcttctctttgatcttctcgaccttctgctgccagacattctacaTTCGATTaatgacacatactacttatatctgtcgacatcagtagcacacgcCACACTAACTGTTATTAGTATACCTTTTTTATTTAAGATATATCTGTTTACATGTTATTTTCATCACAAGCTATTATCTTTTGACGCTAAAATTTAATCGCTTGGTAAGTGATCAGTTTTAGACATTCATGTTTATAGGTAGGCATTTATAAATAACTGTTTTTGAATTCTTTTTTTGACTATACATTTTATTTCCACTCAGGTAATGGTAAGGCACAATGATGATCCAGTATCGTTTAAAGTATCAAATtgagttaatcaataatttcatCAGTCTAATTATAAACTATCAGTAATAACTCTACTAGGTTAACAAATCTTAAACTTTATGTCCAATAGTAGTTTTACGTTCAACATAACTTCTGTTTTTTAATTCAGTGTGGTAACTGCTCAGTATAATATTCATTGCATTTTCAATGAGATATTTATTCAGAATTATATTCTTTGTGTTAATTTAGTGTGAACTTCATACAGCAAACCGTTTCGTTGTAATTCCGCATATTTCCGTTCTACATAGTATTTGTTAACTTATCATGAAATGTGACTAAAACCAATAATTCAATCGGTAAATTGGTTAAAAAGTGGTCAGTATGCCTcgaaaaatgaaatgaatgtaCATCTACATCAATTTTTGTCCTCTCATTTACGTTATGAGAATCGCATCAATTTCCTGTTTTAAGTAGTctatgattttaactatttgaccGTTAATAAATAGAATATATCCTTACCAGCTACTGCAGCGGCTGCAGCTTGAGCTGCTCTGGTATAAGCTGAATACGGTGGACCACCTTCCATATAGTCTATACATGGGGGTATATTGTCATTGATTGAGTAACCATGTGGTCCTGTACATTAaagaattttcaaaaaaaaacaattaagaacaaaaatatttaataaaagtataaacatttaataaataaatgattttcaatTGATAAACAAAATTGTATCCAATTCAATTAGtttctattttaaattaaaCTATTTTCTCCAACATGAGATTTAGTTCATTAAGTAAACATTTCAATCATTATAATTTGACTGTCAAAACCATcccattattttttttaaaaattgggGGGGGGCATAAAATTCTCAGTAAAGTATTATCCTATTTTAATTAGGTTATGATAAACTTGTAAATTTTCAtagtgaaaaataaataaaaagaaaattatgtCAATTTATTAAGATTGATATTAATTGAAACCGTCATCATGAAAtatgttaatatttatttcataagattgattgaatgaattattAACTAATTCTTGAAGAGAATAAGAACAAACGAGAAGCGTACTACGctcatatgattttgagatggtggagaagatttgtagctcaggtggatgattttgatggagttttgttctctgagctggatggtttagtcgtgaagctttcaacgtccttctgaacgacacaatgacagatttaaggttaacaagaaccaatcaacatcgaggtgtacaggacaagctgtgaatcacatgtggagaaattcaaacacttcgtttctacccaaagtttgtgctgatgatgtcgttcagaaggacgatgaaagctccacgaccaaaccatccagctcagagaataaaactccatcaaaataagaACAAAGAATTGAATATTATGAgttcattttttattttgttaggtTCTCATCAACTACTTACAATCTATAAATTTTTCAGATCAAAACTATCATAAAGTTTACATACTTATGACAGTGgatatatatcattatgataGAGTATTGAGATTCATGATATATTAAGTGTCGTAAATAAGTACAACATATGAGAAGAGATTATGATTTGatcaaaaataataacaatagactATAGAGCTAAAATAATGTGATGAGGTAGTTGAACACaaaaaataatatcaattaagAACAAAATGAATCGAAATAAATaggttaaaaataaaattatgaattcTAAAGAAGTGATGCAATTGAAGTAGGAAAGAAAGAAATTACAAGAATGATGTATTAAGCTGATGATAAAGTTATCGCGATAAGGAAAAACTTATAACTGATTCGTTTAGGATACATAAGTTCAGTTCGAGAAGTTTGGTGGTTGTAGTTTCGGAGAATTCTAGAGGCATGTAATTTGATTTCAGTACACTAACCTGATTCCCTTTGTTACAAAGAAGTTTTGCAATACTACTGCTAAAAGCCTTCAATCCTATTGACCCAATACTTTCTGAGATATGTTCTTGGGACTGAATGGAGGCCCTTTTCTCTGTTTTGCTAATGTAAACTTATATACGCAGTTCGAAGTAAAACGGAAGGAGTACCTGTTGATCTTTTATTAAAGTAAATAGCCTATGGTTTCTTACAATATAATCAACTTAGCTGCAGAATCCGTTCTcgttagttttatttttaatctCTCGTTTATTTTCACCGCAACACCGTCATCATTGAAACTAAGTTGAATGAAAAGAGGCTTCTTGTCTATCATGGTTTCTTCAGGCATTTCCTCTTCACTTTTGCCACATTTCCAATGAATTTTTCTGGGTATCCATCGTTCCTTAGGCATTTTTAACGTTGGTTATTTCTGCTTCCAGTGGATCGGTAGTGAAGCAGAGTTCTGATAAGTGTCTTTTTTGTAATTAACTGAACAAAAGTTATTAAAATTGAGATAAACACTATCCCATTTATCGTTTTTGACAAACTGAACGTTGAATTGTAACATCCTCACCCCCCTTTGTGTGGAGACATTGAGAAAGTCGAACTTATCATCCGTTTCATATTTCATGATAAAGTAGATATTTTTATGAGCGTCATTTAGAAGTCTCAGCATGTGTTTTGTTTGCTGTTAATCATTACTTAATATAAAAGTTTTATTAACATACCTTGCATATGTCTTAAATCTCATTAATCTACCATAATGATATACATCCACATCTAAGCAGTTTCACTATTATAAGTATGTAAGCATTACGATAATTTTGATCTGAAAAACTTATAGATTGTAAGCAGGTGATGAGAACCTtacgaaataaaaatgaattcataatatTCTTTCTTCTTGTTCTCTTCAATATAATACAGGGAACTGAGTGTATGATATCAACCAATCACTCGTATAACCCATTGTTTCTTGATCAATTAGACTATGAACATGGTAAGTAACCATTCTGTGGTTTGATCAACACACCAGTGAATAAGTTTGGCGCCTGAGTGATATCTAGC is part of the Schistosoma mansoni strain Puerto Rico chromosome 1, complete genome genome and harbors:
- a CDS encoding putative homeobox protein meis, with protein sequence MLQDRSQKDVMEELDSETRNDLKRQKKRGIFPKVATNIMRAWLFQHLTHPYPSEEQKKQLAQDTGLTILQVNNWFINARRRIVQPMIDQSNRAGPHGYSINDNIPPCIDYMEGGPPYSAYTRAAQAAAAAVAGFSNHPTSNDVYLAAAAAAAAASVGFGNSSMGNNSSSQDNLIRFPTTNNNRSDQCVGDVSSKTNGIDSLVMPTDYTLPDRVSIVNNRLPHSSIYSDDINEIPANLSSSSSMCNILTNNPFNSSGIDYTTVNSPYNNSNTTHLHHHQQQKQQNNPRYSTVMPCSNSFDTSNGYSLNHHSYHNYGSNNFDTMSTVSTNYNTNLMSSHYNTTPTTISYSPKNYRINDTDSNNFINSEDILTTTNSSIIHNNSISDDTILGINTVTTPSPSMTACKNNDVVENEGINIYSTCLGIIGSTK